AGGTCGAGGAGTCCCTCTCGGTCAGCGGCGCACTGCTCGGGAAGACCTTGGGCGCCGGACCGGCGCTCACCCAGAAGTTCACCGAGAGCTCGCGGGAGCTGCTGGACCTGGAGGTCCAGTCCCAGCTCGCCGGCCGCTGGCGGATGGCCACCACACGGATCGTGTTCGCCGTCATCCCGGCCCTGCTCTACCTGATGGCGGGGCTGCCCGTGACCTCCGAGGGGATCACGATCGGGACCCTGGTCGCCTTCGTGGCCCTGCAGGCGGGGCTCTTCCAGCCCCTGATGGGCCTGCTCAACGTGGGCGTGCAGGTGGTCACGTCGATGGCGCTGTTCAGCCGCATCTTCGAGTACCTGGACCTGCCGGTGCCGATCGACGATCCCAGCGATCCGGTGGAGGTCGATCCGGCGCGCATGGGCGGTGCCCTGGACCTGGACGCCGTCACGCTGCGCTATCCCGGAGCCGACCGGGACGCCGTCACCGACCTGGACCTGCACGTGCCGGCCGGTGCGCACGTGGCCCTGGTGGGCGAGTCCGGAGCCGGGAAGAGCACGGTCGCCTCACTGCTGGCGCGGTTGCACGATCCCGACTCCGGTGCGATCCGGATCGACGGTCTCGACCTGCGGGAGATGGCGTTGGCCGACGTCGCCCGCCTGGTCGGGATGGTCTCCCAGGAGACGTATCTGCTGCATGCCAGCGTCCGGGAGAACCTGCGTTATGCGCGGCCGGAGGCCACCGACGGCGAGATCGAGCAGGCGGCCCGCGCCGCCCAGGTGCACGCACTGATCGAGTCCCTGCCCCAGGGCTACGAGACCGTCGTCGGGGCCCGAGGTTACCGATTCTCCGGCGGGGAGAAGCAGCGGATCGCGATCGCGCGCACGCTCCTACGGGATCCGAAGGTGCTGGTGCTGGACGAGGCCACCAGCGCCCTGGACAACCAGACCGAGCGGGCCGTCCAGGATGCTCTCGACGTGGTCAGCCGGGGCCGCACCACGCTGACGATCGCGCACCGTCTCTCCACCGTGCGCGAGGCGGACCTGATCGTGGTGCTCGACCACGGCCGGATCCTCGAGCAGGGCACTCACGATGAACTGGTGCAGCGGTCCGGACGCTACGCCGCACTGCTCGCCCGTGCCGCGCGGGTGCCAGTCGCGCCGTGATGCTCGCGGGTGCGGCCTCCCGGTCGGCCGAGACCTCACGGATCTAACGAATACATAACACTGTATATGTATGAGATTGCAGGCCTCCCGGAGCATCGAGGCTCCTCCCGGCCGCGAATCGGAGCGCCTGCCGGCCCGGGGCGGACCGCCATCTTGCTACGGTGGCCGAGTTCGCGACTCCCTGCCCGGTGCGGCGCACGGCGCACACCGTCCAGGTCGGGGGTCGCTGAGGTGAGCACCCGCTCCCGCCCGCAGTGCATGCGGCTTCCCCCAGAAAAATCGTTGGGGGTTTCTCGTCGTGCCCGCGCACCTGCGCCGGCGGACCCGTACAGCGCGAACGAAGTGAGGCGAGAACAGCCGAATGGATGATGTGCAGCGACTTTCCGGGCCGATTGTGGTCCTCCTCCTGATCCTGATTTTCGGAGGCAGCTTGTTCCTGGCCATCCGGATCAGCCGCAAGAAGGAGAATGCCGACGGCTACATGACCGGAGGTGGCCGTATCGGCTTCGGGATCGCCTCGGCATCGATGACCGCGACCTGGATCTGGGCGTCGTCCATGTACGCCTCCGCCACCTCGGGTTACACCTACGGCGTCTCCGGCCCCATCCACTACGGCCTATGGGGAGCGCTGATGATTCTGCTGATCTACCCCTTCGGCCGCCGGATCCGGAAGGTGGCGCCGAATGCGCACACGATCGCCGAGGTGATGTACGCCAGGCACGGCCGCTCCAGCCAGCTGATGCTCGCTGGTTCCAACGTGCTCGGTAGCCTGATCAGCCTCACCTCGAACCTCATTGCCGGTGGCGCCCTCATTTCGCTGCTCACGCCATTCACGTTCACCCAGGGCATCATCGCCATCGCCACCGGCGTCCTGCTGTACACGCTGTGGTCGGGTTTCCGCGCGTCGGTGCTGACCGACTTCGCGCAGGTGTGCGCGATGCTCGGCGCCGTGGTCGTCATCGTTCCCGTCGTGTTCTTCGCTGCTGGTGGACCGGACATGTTCGTGACCGGAGCGTCGAACCTCACCCCCGAGCAGGAGAATTTCTTCTCGTCCGAGGCATTCCTCAACCAGGGCGCTCCCTATATCGCAGCGGTGCTCGCATACGCGATCGGTAACCAGACCATCGCCCAGCGATTGTTCGCGGTGCGCGAGGACCTCATCAAGAAGACCTTCGTGACGGCGACGATCGGCTATGGCGCCACGATCATCGGCGTCGGGATGCTCGGTGTGATCGCTCTGTACGCG
Above is a window of Ruania suaedae DNA encoding:
- a CDS encoding ABC transporter ATP-binding protein translates to MRGDQPTRIDPRDQAQLSRHPVSGRRVLGLFRPHTRGLAAVLALIVTSSGIGLATPFLTKHLIDEAIPDQNVRLLAVLVGAMIAVAVVSSVLGVVQTWLSTTIGQRVMHGLRTAVFARLQRQPLAFFTRTQGGEVQSRLTHDISAMQSVVTTAATSVASNVTVAVGSAIAMVALSWQLSLFSLVVLPPAIWATRKVASMRREITARRQSALAGLHGQVEESLSVSGALLGKTLGAGPALTQKFTESSRELLDLEVQSQLAGRWRMATTRIVFAVIPALLYLMAGLPVTSEGITIGTLVAFVALQAGLFQPLMGLLNVGVQVVTSMALFSRIFEYLDLPVPIDDPSDPVEVDPARMGGALDLDAVTLRYPGADRDAVTDLDLHVPAGAHVALVGESGAGKSTVASLLARLHDPDSGAIRIDGLDLREMALADVARLVGMVSQETYLLHASVRENLRYARPEATDGEIEQAARAAQVHALIESLPQGYETVVGARGYRFSGGEKQRIAIARTLLRDPKVLVLDEATSALDNQTERAVQDALDVVSRGRTTLTIAHRLSTVREADLIVVLDHGRILEQGTHDELVQRSGRYAALLARAARVPVAP
- a CDS encoding sodium:solute symporter family protein, coding for MDDVQRLSGPIVVLLLILIFGGSLFLAIRISRKKENADGYMTGGGRIGFGIASASMTATWIWASSMYASATSGYTYGVSGPIHYGLWGALMILLIYPFGRRIRKVAPNAHTIAEVMYARHGRSSQLMLAGSNVLGSLISLTSNLIAGGALISLLTPFTFTQGIIAIATGVLLYTLWSGFRASVLTDFAQVCAMLGAVVVIVPVVFFAAGGPDMFVTGASNLTPEQENFFSSEAFLNQGAPYIAAVLAYAIGNQTIAQRLFAVREDLIKKTFVTATIGYGATIIGVGMLGVIALYAGLEPLGGDTNNLIPHMAATYLPGILIAVFFVMIIGSLASTADSDLSALAAIVMADVYGQNIAGKKRADPRTMVWIGRITMIVAVAAALYFASGQMNILDLLVFVGALWGTLVFPVIASFYWKKVSNLAFTAAVLAAMACFLPVRFEWVELAGPVGIVVDVLSVIGVGIVLGLMAFGFFGLRTARIVGVVSAVAAAPFTIGFLHEYAVLSGSLVAYAVSALVCIALSVRSGVSFDFAVLAERTGKFDESDASVGDTGQTDLDLDRTR